Sequence from the Nocardia cyriacigeorgica GUH-2 genome:
GACCACGTTCTCGGTCGCCCGGCCCTTGAGCTCGGCGATGAAGTTGTCCAGGTTGCCCGCGTAGTCGTAGGTGTTGGTCACCCGGGCGAATTCGCAGGCGGCCCGGCTGGACTCGTCCTGCGCGGCGAGCTCGTCGCCGCGCTGCTGCGCCTGCCGGAAGAACACGACGGCGGTGACGACCAGCGCCACCAGCACCACCCCCGCCACGAAGGCGAGGACGACGGGCAGCACACCGCGCTCATTGTTGTCGGCGTTGTCGACCATAGGTCCGGTCTCACTCTCTTTCGTCACGCCGCCGCCTAACCCATTGCCGGGAAGTCGAACTTGGCCACGAGCCAGCGCCCGTTCTCCTTCTGCATCTCCACATTGGCCGCCACGCGGACCTTGCCCGGGGTGGAGTTCGGGACATCGGCGGTGGAGAAGGACTGGTCGATGACCAGGACCAGGGTGGCGTTGTCCTCGTCGCCGGAGGCGTAACCGCACATGACCTCATCGGCCCGCGAATTGACCTGCCTGCCCTCGAACCGGGCCTTCAGATCGGGCCCGAGCTGGGCGACCATCTGCTTCCACTCACCGGTCGCGGTGTCGTTGAGCCGGGCCAGGTAGTCGTCGACCTTGTCGCCGCTGTAGGTGGCGAACTGGTTGCCGAAGTCGCAGGCCGCCCTGGTGGCGTCGGCGCGAGTCTCCAGCTCGTCCTCGCGGTTGCCGGACTGGATGAAGAACACCACGCCGGCGATGGCGGCGGCGATCGCCAGGACGAGGGCCACGCCGGCGGCGATGAACAGCGGGTTGCGGCTCTTGGTGCCTGCGGCCTTGGCGGCGGCGGGGGTGCGGACCTTGACGGTCTTGTCGGCGTCGGACTTGTCGATCTTGACGGTCTCGTCGGCGTCGGCCGCGGCGACCTTGACGGTCTCATCGGCGTCGGCTTTGCCGATCTTGACCGTCTCGTCCGCATCCGCCTTGCCGACCTTGACGGTCTTCTCGGCATCCGCGCCCGACTCGCCCGTCTCGGCCTTCACAGTCTTGTCCGCGTCCGCCGTGCTGGTCGTACCGGCCTCCGCCTTGTCGGCCTGGCCGGCCGCATCGTCAGTAGCGTCCGTGGACTCGGCGTCGACATCGGAGGCCGGTGTGGTCGCCTCGGCGGATTCGGCGTCGCCCGCCGGTCCCGTCGTCGCGCCATCCCGCCCGGCGTCCGCGTCGGAAGCGGCGTCATCTGTGGACATGAGTACTGTTCACACCTTCCCGGCACACCTCGGGGTGTGCCGTGTATTTCGTCCGGCCACGCGCGCGCCGGGCCGCAGGCAGTCAACTGCGAGTATGCCCCGGCGCACACGCGGCCGTTCAGCCGGTCGGGGTTACCGCACCGGCGGCATGGTCCGTTCGTTCGGATCCACACCCGGCGGCATATGCGAGCCGTTGTCCGGGATGTTCGGCCGCGGCGCGTTCACCGCACCTCGGATCTGCTGTCCCGGCGGCGGGTTCTCGCAGTAGTTCCACTTCGGCATGGTCCCGTCGGAGACGACCTGCGGGCTGGCCGGGGTGGACTGGTACTGGCAGTAGGGCCGCAACCAGATGTCGAGGATGGTGTGGAATTCGTTGTCGTGGGCGGGCACGCCGAGCGCCGCGCCACCGAGTTCGAGCGCGGGGAACAGCGCCCGCATGGCCGGGGTGCGCAGCTGCGCCGCCTTGGTGATGGCGACGAAGTTGTTGACCAGGCCGGTGATCGGATCGGTGGTGGTGTCGAGCACCGCGCCGAGGCTGGCGAACTGGCCTGGGGCCTGCGACAGCACCGATTGCAATTCGGCGTTGGCGTTGTTGAACTGCTCGAACAGCACGCCCGAGTTGCGGGTCAGCGTCCCGAGGTCGGGCTGGGCGTTGGACGTCGTCGCGGCGATGGTGCGCAGGTTGGCGATCAGATTCGAGGTCTGCGGCAGCAGCGAATCCAGACCCGCGGCCACCATGCTGACGCCGTCGATGAGCGAACGCAGCTGATCCGGGCCACCGCTGAGCGCGATGTCGAGCTCGTTGAGGATGACGTCGAAGTGCTTCGGATCGATCTGGGCGATCAACGCACTGGTGTCGTCGAGCACCGCCCACACCGGGGTGGGCGTGCGCACGGTGTCCGGGTTGTATTCGATCACCGAGCCGTCGGTCAGGAACGGGCCCTGATCGGTATCGGGACGGAAGTCGATGTACTGCTCACCGGCCGCCGACAGCGCCTGCACCGCGACCACGGTGTCCACCGCGATGTCGTAGCGGTTGTCGATCTCGGCGGTGGCCGCGATGGCCGAGCCGCCGTTGATCAGCGTGATCGAATCGACCTTGCCGACGCGGAAGCCACGCAGCGTGACGTCGTTGCCCGGCTGCAGACCGCCGGAGCGGTCCAGGGTCACCGTGACGGTGTAGGTGCCGCGCAGCGGATTGATCCGCATGACGTTGACCAGCAGGTACGCCGCGCCGATGATCAGCACCAGCACCAGGCCGATGGTGGAGTAGAGGATCCTGTGGCTTTTCACCTGTGTCCTCCCGTCACCCGGCCGTAGACGACCTGGAGCACTTGAATCAGGCTGCCCGCGAAGTCGTTCAGATCGTTGAGATCGAAGAACTTGCTGGTGCCGGGGGCGGTGAGCAAGGCGATATCGAGGTTGGTGACGTTGACCTGCGCGGCGAGACTGTTACCGCGGAAGGTCGCGTTCACGCCTGGGCGGATCTCGCGGAGCGCGTCGAGCACCGCACCGAAGTTGTCGCCGGTGGCGGCCAAGGCCCCCATCAGCTGATCGAGGCTGTCGAGCAGCCCGGCCAGCTCACCGCCGGAGGTGTTGGCGTAGTCGCCGAGCGCGACACTGGCGGTGCCGATCTTGGCGAGCAGATCACCGATGGCCTTGTTGTTCTCCGCGACCGCGCCGATCATGTTCGGCAGGGTGTCGGCGACCTGACCGAGGTCGGAGCGCCTGGCCTCCAGCGTGGTGGCCAGCGCGCCGAATTCGGCGAGCACGCTGTCGATCCGGGCGGAGTTGTCGTTCATGCTGGTGACGACGCCGGTCAGCTCATTGACCAGATGCACCACCTGATCGCTGCGACCGCCGACGATGGAGTCGAGTTCGGCGCCGAGCCGGGCCAGGTGGGCGATGCCGCCGCCGTTGAACATCATCGACACCGACAGCAGCAGCTCCTCGACGGTGGCGCCCGCCGAGGTCTGCTCCAGCGGCAGTGTGTCGCCGTCCTGCATCATCTGGGTGCCGGGTTCGGCGGGCGGCATGGACAGCGCGACGAACACATCACCCAGCGGGGTGGCCTGGCGCAGTTCGGCGGTGCTGCCGACCGGGAGCTGGATATCGGTGCTGATATCCATATCAACGATGGCCTGGAAGTTCGAGGTCCTGATCCCGGTGACCACACCGACATCGGAACCGCCGACCTTCACTTTGGCCTGATCGGGCAGGTTCAGCGCGTTGTCGAACACCGCCGTCAGCGAGTAGGTGTCGCCGGAGGCGCCCGGCTTGGGCAGCGGCAGCTTCTCCACGGTCAGGCCGCAGCCGGAGGTCACCGACATCGCCCCGACCGCCGCGACCGCGACCATGCTGCGGCGGGCTC
This genomic interval carries:
- a CDS encoding MlaD family protein yields the protein MKSHRILYSTIGLVLVLIIGAAYLLVNVMRINPLRGTYTVTVTLDRSGGLQPGNDVTLRGFRVGKVDSITLINGGSAIAATAEIDNRYDIAVDTVVAVQALSAAGEQYIDFRPDTDQGPFLTDGSVIEYNPDTVRTPTPVWAVLDDTSALIAQIDPKHFDVILNELDIALSGGPDQLRSLIDGVSMVAAGLDSLLPQTSNLIANLRTIAATTSNAQPDLGTLTRNSGVLFEQFNNANAELQSVLSQAPGQFASLGAVLDTTTDPITGLVNNFVAITKAAQLRTPAMRALFPALELGGAALGVPAHDNEFHTILDIWLRPYCQYQSTPASPQVVSDGTMPKWNYCENPPPGQQIRGAVNAPRPNIPDNGSHMPPGVDPNERTMPPVR
- a CDS encoding MCE family protein, giving the protein MMNRISRRARRSMVAVAAVGAMSVTSGCGLTVEKLPLPKPGASGDTYSLTAVFDNALNLPDQAKVKVGGSDVGVVTGIRTSNFQAIVDMDISTDIQLPVGSTAELRQATPLGDVFVALSMPPAEPGTQMMQDGDTLPLEQTSAGATVEELLLSVSMMFNGGGIAHLARLGAELDSIVGGRSDQVVHLVNELTGVVTSMNDNSARIDSVLAEFGALATTLEARRSDLGQVADTLPNMIGAVAENNKAIGDLLAKIGTASVALGDYANTSGGELAGLLDSLDQLMGALAATGDNFGAVLDALREIRPGVNATFRGNSLAAQVNVTNLDIALLTAPGTSKFFDLNDLNDFAGSLIQVLQVVYGRVTGGHR